GAAGCATGTTCAAAACCAAGAACCTTGTCTGATGAGGGGTGTATACTTCAAAAATATGAAATGGCAAGCTGCAATAAAAGTCGACAAGAAACAGATTCACTTAGGCACTGTTGGTTCACAAGAAGAAGCTGCCCGCTTATATGACAGGTAATAATTTGGCTTTTATCTTGCTTGTAATGACTACTACTAGAATTACTTCAAAAATTCTTATCACTACCTATACAAATATTGTTTTTCAGTAGCACACAGTAAGAAGGTTGGATAGTTTGATATGGATGCAAAATAACCTTTAAGCTTTATATATCAATGTCTGATATGAAGAAGCCATATTCATTTGTTTTCACTCTTAACTTGGTGGTATGAAGGATAATTGTACGTTCTCATTGGTATTAATGAATTTCTTTGAAAGTATTCATGTATAGTGATGATAAATACAAAGAAGCGCTATTCATATGCAAGTTCCACAAGAATATGGGATGGAATGTATGAAAAAGCGTTGAAGTCGTATGCAGTTCCTAGCGTCTTTATATTAAGGATTAGTAAAGTGTTCtcatttgtttgttttttcttttatgtttcttCATCGACTATAAGTAAACAATGCCTGGTTTCTACCATTTCGTATTTTACTGAGACGGTTTCCTAGTGTTGATTTTTAGGTGATATAACTTACTTACTGAGTAGTTATGTTGatagataatattttttatatgtagaGCTGCTTTCATGTGTGGAAGGGAGCCTAACTTCGAGCTTTCAGAGGAGGAAAAACAAGAGCTTAGGAATTTCAAGTGGGATGAGTTTTTGGCATATACTCGCCATTCAATTACCAATAAAAGTAAACCCTCAGTGTATtgcttttctatttttattaccTCAGCTGCTATAAATTAAATATTCGATGTGTTTATTTTGAATGTTGATTACAGAATCCAAGCGAAGGCTCGGCATCAGACCACAGAAAAGCTCTGAACCAGCAATAGAGAATGGTCAGTGACAGGGCAAAGCAGACAAAAGAGTCAATAGTTTCTCAGCTTCAAAACAGGCGGCACTAGACTCTTGAGCCTCATGAAAAGATGATGGTTCCAGAGGAAGGCTGAATAATCtggttttagttattaaactcTAGTTGCTGAGTCTCCATTTTTGGGTGTATAAAGGGCCCCTATTAGGGCAAGAAGCAATGATAAATCCCATTATTATCATTTTCTGGTAAGCAGATATCAATAGTTTTAAACTTAAACCGAAATAAGTGGTAAATATTAGTTACATCATCAGCCTGACAACGAATCACCATTGTTATTAAGACAGATGAAAGGCATGCATAAAGATAATTGCAGAACTCCGAACTTGTTTTCATGTCATTTGTTCTGCCCATGTAGAGGAAAAAATGCAGAATTTGCTCAAAATGCCTTTACTAGCATTGATCCTTAGTCACATACAGTTAAGCCAATTGCATATGCTTAGGGATGCCAAAAAAGCCTGAAACCTATGGTTCCGAGCTGATCCAACCCGATAAGGTCAGTTTTTTCTCTTGAAATCAGGTTTCAGGGCGGGGCGGTTTAGCTTTAGAGAATGGTCGGGTTGGGGTCAGGTTTAGCGTGAGACCGCCCTGCCCcaagatatttatgaaattacccttttatgttttattaaatattaattaggttAAAAAGTCCATAAAATTTATCACTTAATATCATTTTGCTAACTTTACTCATTACACGCTAGTTTCTTTCctctcattttaatttattttttcaagtcTCCCTTCTCATTTCCCTTCCTTTTTTATCTATGATGTAATTTTAGTCATCTCAAGcatggttttttttattattaatttttgggttcggggtaagttaaatttttttaaagtcaagGTTGGGTTGGTGTCGAGGCATCTTATCCGCTATTCGGGGTGAGTATAGGATACAAGTATTTGTTGTACATAGATGTTTTCAATTGTCTATGCATATGTACTATTGGagaaaatttcttttcttttttctcccaAGTTTTCTCCTGCCTTTTATCAGTTGAATTAGTTCTTGTCCAGTTCAAGTAAAAAGGACTACGATTTTTGGCTGAACAAAGCTAACTTGATGAAGACTGGGTTTTCATCTATAAGCATCAGTCTTTACTATATCAACTTGATGAACACCGTCTCCAACAGATCTTGCTTGCAATGGTCTGGTTTTTTATTGCATGTGTTTTACATTTTAAGGCTTTGGTAATTGGCATCAACATCACCATATTTATTGTGAACTGATTACTTGAATTGGGAACTGTAAATAATGCCTTTGATAATCTGGCAGGGAGTGGCACTGCAATCTGCATTGCCACTCCAGGTGTTGTTTAAGCACTTAAAAGTGCATAACTTGCTTGATTGTCTCCTTTATTATCCCTCATGCTAATTTGGTGCTTATCACCATTCACTCATTTGCTCTTACTGGGACTACAGTTGATTTTGCTGCACTTAAAGTGAGACCAAAATTTGGTTCTTTATCACTATTCACTCATGGTTGCTCTCAAAATCAAGAGGATTGAATATTGCTGTACTTATATCTTGCAAATCCACTTTCCGTGCCTATAACCTGGTAGGTCAACACCTTTGACTAAGGAGCATCATCTTGCGACTTGAAGCACCGACGAGCCTGTCCATTGAGACCACATACCTAACTTAAATAAGAAATCTATTACT
The Gossypium hirsutum isolate 1008001.06 chromosome A07, Gossypium_hirsutum_v2.1, whole genome shotgun sequence genome window above contains:
- the LOC121231837 gene encoding ethylene-responsive transcription factor-like protein At4g13040, whose translation is MVSLRRRKLLGLCSGKNSVLTPLHRFFGNGNALETSSQNAKSVSVHPIPLDSINHVHGKSIPMVSCGSPNVSGSGSSKEHHNQPFPGQLIKRRKRHRRKHVQNQEPCLMRGVYFKNMKWQAAIKVDKKQIHLGTVGSQEEAARLYDRAAFMCGREPNFELSEEEKQELRNFKWDEFLAYTRHSITNKKSKRRLGIRPQKSSEPAIENGQ